From the Juglans microcarpa x Juglans regia isolate MS1-56 chromosome 7D, Jm3101_v1.0, whole genome shotgun sequence genome, the window GTGGAAtcgtatatacatatataacacctaaattataagaaaaggTACTGGTGTTGAATTCAAAACCCTCGTGGTTGACAAGTGGTCAGATATTAGACCATTTCGGcttattatcatatatatatatatatagaaaaaatcaattCTCATAGACTCTCTTCccttcaattaatataattaatcgTCTTTATCACCtgctaatttttttgttctttttttttaattttaatttttcattgtttctatttgttaaaatcttaattatgtTGTGTTACACctgaaaataaagagaaattctatgtaaaaattttacatCACATACTTTTaactaattaatatgtgatttattatttttgttattttatcttaatatttaaatatataaatatgtgtatttaaataaaagtataaaaataacaaatcaattaaatgaaaatacgTGGCATAAGAATTTTcagtaaaaaacaaaacaactaattcaaaaacaaaaataaataaaatagtaatagtaatagaaatatactaatatgaataaataattcTGGTTGGAAAGATGAAGAAGGGCATTTTCGTCATTGAGGACAGTTAGGTAGATGATGGCCTTTGACATTAATGAAAATCCAATTGCAAAGCATCTCTCGCGCCTTTCCGCTGTCCCTTCGTTTTCACACATGTATTCAGAGTATTTAGATAGGAAAAACGATAGACACGTAATACttttcattataattatattttaaaatataaaatattattataaaatatcataaaaaaataataacattttataaaaacatctCATTTAACTTGTAAAAAAAGTATCGTAAAGTGTGCCGTGTGTCATTATTCTCTAGATAAAcacgagaagagagagagagcaggtaTACAGAAAACAACAGGATTTTTTCAGATACTGCTTTGGATTCTGAACAAAATGGAGGTCAAGCATCGAACCGTGCGGTCCCTGATAACCAAGCTGGGTTCCGTGTCGGAACAGACCCGAGCCGAGGCCCTGAGCGAGCTCCGCCTCATGACCAAGCTCGATGCCGATACCCGCCCTCTTATCGCTGACGCCGGCGCAGTACCTTACCTCGCTGAGACCCTCTACTCTTCAGCCCACGCCGCCCAGGACGACGCCGCCGCCACCCTCCTCAACCTCTCCATCTCCTCCCGCGCTGTCCTCATGTGCACGCGCGGCCTCCTGGACGCTCTCTCCCACGTGCTCCGCCACCATGCTTCATCCTCTTACGCCTACGCTGTCCAGTCATCCGCAGCCACTCTCCACAGCCTCCTAATCGACGACGAGTACCGTCCCATCATAGGATCCAAACGGGATATCATCTATTCCTTGATCGACATAATAAAGCACTCCGGTTCCTCCGTCAGATCCGTAAAGGACGCGCTTAAAGCTCTTTTTGGAATCTCACTCTACCCTTTGAATCGCAAGACGGTTATTGATCTGGGCGGTGTCGGGCCCCTGTTTTCGCTGATACTGAAAGGATTTGCTACCGGAGTTGTAGAGGACGCGACGGCGGTGATCGCGCAGGTCGCGGGGTGCGAGGAGAGCGAAGAGGCGTTTAGGAAGGTATCGGGTATCGGGGTATTGGTGGATTTATTGGACGGGGCGACGGGGTCGAGCATGAGGGTAAAGGAGAACGCGGTGGGGGCGCTGTTGAATTTGGTGAGGTGCGGAAGGGAGAGGATAGGGAGggaagtgagggagaaagggatGCTGGTGGTGGACGGAATCACCGACGTGGCGGAGAATGGAAGTTCAAAGGGGAAGAGCAAGGCGGTGGCACTTCTGAAGGTGTTGTACGGTGGGAACAATGGGTGTTTGGTGAGAGACGAGCGGTTTGATTCATTGCTTAATCAACAACAGTGTGCGTGAAATTTGGTGTCTTTTTCTGTAATGGTATGCTTAAAGGTGTACTACTGTTAATACTAGATATAAAGCTTTGGTTTTGATTTCATTGTTTAGCTTTAGATGAATAATAATAGAGAATAGAGCTTCTTCATCCTAACATTATTGTTTTCCTGTTTACTGTAAATGATCAATTCCTCCTCCCATTTGTATCTTTCTACCAgaagaaaaacttcaaaatctGCCACTTTCCCTTCATTTGGCCTCcaatttgtttgataatttgaaaGCGTGCAATGAAATCGATGTTGGTCTTGTGTTGCACAGCATCGATTGGCAACAAGGAGGAGAATGACGTCATTTTTTAGCCAAGATGGTTTGCCACGGGCCAACGATGGGCATGCTCTATTTGAAAAGTGTACGTACACGATCGTGTAGTgaataagtattatataattattttaaaaaattaattttttataaataagttttgtatttatttatttttttaaataattacgcGACACTTGCACATTCATAAatgtaattatcatttcttatttaGAAATATAATCACATAATAGTCATTTTTCTTAAGGATGGGGCTTCGCACTCCGCTCCCGTCTGCTCGGCTGGCAACTTCACTCTGTCTATGCAGGGGCAAGGCCTCCAGTCCTGCTAGGGCCAACCCTTTCCCGCCCTGCCTTATCCTGCCTtcgcttacatttatatatatatatatatatatatatattatatacatatatataaaaacataaatatatatttatattttataaattgtgtatatataaatatatattacaatttgttaaacttgttcataaaatatacattggtaaatttaaaagttacataatttaaaaattaatacactacaatttacacaaaatatatactatctaatttaaaaagtacataatttttaaattatagttatatttataaaattgaaatttataatttagatttaaaaatgtatttttaattacttttgtacttagaaataattttaaatcaaataaaatgtaatttttttttaagtataatgaGGCGGGGCGGATTCCCAATCCGCCTCGTCCCGCACTCGTGGGCAGGGGACGGGAGTGAAAATCCCACCCGTTACCCCATGCAAGAAGGGGTGTCCCCACCCCGTAGGGGGTGGGTAGAACCtctaatttttcttctattagTTCAATTCCCCTTTCAATAGTAATTGACTTTTAATGCTAtactcatataatataataattattatattttaattggaTCTTATAGATCAGCACCCACACTAGGtgactttgtttttttcttggaaaaatgaAACCCTTAATTCTTCgaatataaacaaatatacaaTGTATATTTCTAAACAAGTGGGATCAAGAGGGATTTGAACTTCTCCAGATATCTCACATTATCCCATACTTGAAATGAATGGAGATAAAATCGAAGACACAGGCTCAAAGACACAAAATACAGAGCATGCTGGTTGCTGTACAAACTCTGTAGTCAAACCACTATTGGTTCTGATGTTGGTTTGAACATCAACACGTCAAGAAATATTCGTGAAAATGTTTTGACATCTTATAAAGCTTGATCTAAAGTTGAATTGTTGGGTTTGCCGTTTGAGTCAACCAATGCTTTCTATGATCAGTTAATGACTACTTCTGTCATCGCCCGGATAACTCAACTCCTTGATCAATCATTCCAATCACATGCGAATGTCCTACAGTGTATATGTTgtatattctctcttttaaatAACAACAGCCAGCTTCACATCGAGGCTATTTCGAAGGAAAAACTGGACACCaccaatcatatatatatatatatatatatatatatatatatatatataggttggtAGAAAGAAGAGTAGTACAACTAGTTGGCTTGCATTTCTATACCGAAGAAGGCATTGACTTTCATCCGTTCATGATGATGTGTCGGTGAATGGCTGCTGCATAATTAGGCATAGCTAGCCAACCCAATGGAaataaggaaggaaaaaaaaaaaaacaccatttcATTGCGTTACCATATTGGCCGATCGTGGACCATAATATTGTACACAATCAGCGATTCAGCGAGAGGAACCCAAtcaatcaacatatatatttctttcagACTGATCCTTTTGAAAGTTTGTGCATCTTCTAAAAATACTTTTCCTGTATCCTTTCAGATATgttttatagtttattttttaatggcaAAAACTTAATTGGGTTACAGTTTCTAAggttaaatttaaatattaaattaaattaagttgtgatgataaaatattattaaaatattattttttaatattattattttaaaatttaaaaaaattataatgatgagtatattatattttgtattaaaatttaaaaaatgttttaccaATACTTTTTGCTTTCCTCAACTTATTAAATGCATGATAGCAGTTTGAGTAATGGTaggtataatttttatataaataagttttatataaattatttgtaaaaaagtaggtttcaataataaataataattttttttatatttttttaagataggattcacatttttataagaacttgtataaaatttatctgtTTAAAATTTGTACGAAGCATTTctctaataatttttctattagcATGCATCCAATGTGAAACTGCACGacattacattaaaaaaagttttataaaaggTTAAAACAGGACAATGCTTTTGTAGAGAGCAACTCAGAGCAATGTTAAATTTAAGTAAGGTTTGaaaagtaaaatgagatgaaagttaaaagttaaataaaatattatttattaatattatttatattttaaaatttgaaaaaattaaattgattattatattttgtttagtaattttaaaaaaattataataaaaaaataaaataaaaaaagcaaaggcaagaaagaaaatccaataaaaaaggAACGTACTACTGGTCAAAACTAGTTGGCGACTACGACCATGGCAACTTGTAATAGATGGATGCTACGAAGCTGGCGTGACAAGTAATTTATCATTAGTCTTTGAAGAATAACAGGTGACAGAGATGGATCATACAAATGTACTGTTCATCACAGTTATCATCAGTGGTCGGTCCGGGTACGAACTGGGTGGGAAAGAAACTTGGTATAGCACTGGAAGCTCAAGCATCATTGCTGCACAACTTGGTTAAGTGGGCAACCTTTTGGGCTTGAAAAGCTTATATAACATGCATGTTGTTAGGACAGATAATGCTTTTCTCATAGCATGAGATCAAATGGTACTGATCTGAGTCTAATGATCTGAATCAACTCTAATCTCCTGTTTACAAGTTAGAATTCAGGGAAGAACATATTTATAAGTTCGTTGATACATCTAAACATATAATCACTATATGAAAGCATTAgcataaaaaaatagtagtgttttaaatttttttcattatcgtAATGGATCCTATAATACGTTGTGTATTAGCACACCAACTTGTAATTAGCATAACTTTAATGAAAAAGGGTTGGATTCACTCACTAGCTAAGCGGACTTGCATGGGGTGGGTCTGGATTAGGGCATCTGTTGGTGTTATATGCCCAAGATGCTGTTATCTCTCTATTCTCTGGCTTTTAACTTGTGATCCAATGATCAGCATCTCTAAATGGGAACCTAAGTATAGAACCAACCATGTTGTGTTCACCAGGCGATGGCCTTCTATGCTTTGGATCCATTAAATTCAACCGCAAAAGACTTGTCTGCCGAAAGCCACAATATGCCACCCGCTACTGTCTGCATCAATCAACTCTACATTATTATGGGTATACAAATTCTGGTCAAAAGTCCTCTTGGTGGGGTTGTGGATTTAGGTTGCCTTTTGTACAGTGAGGTATTGTATTTTGtgaatggtaattaaaaaaaaaaattaaaataataaatattattaaaaaattaataaaaaataataataaaataataaataataatgagatattaTGACCTATCCCTCGGTACCCAAACTAGGCATTAGAGTCCAATGTCCATCTCCGGCTGGAATCTCAATTTTCATTGGTACAAATTCATATCTTT encodes:
- the LOC121239778 gene encoding U-box domain-containing protein 11-like, coding for MEVKHRTVRSLITKLGSVSEQTRAEALSELRLMTKLDADTRPLIADAGAVPYLAETLYSSAHAAQDDAAATLLNLSISSRAVLMCTRGLLDALSHVLRHHASSSYAYAVQSSAATLHSLLIDDEYRPIIGSKRDIIYSLIDIIKHSGSSVRSVKDALKALFGISLYPLNRKTVIDLGGVGPLFSLILKGFATGVVEDATAVIAQVAGCEESEEAFRKVSGIGVLVDLLDGATGSSMRVKENAVGALLNLVRCGRERIGREVREKGMLVVDGITDVAENGSSKGKSKAVALLKVLYGGNNGCLVRDERFDSLLNQQQCA